In Fusobacterium sp. FSA-380-WT-3A, the sequence ATAAAAGAGATATAATAAAAGGAATTCATCGTTCTGTAGCAGGTAGAGTAGGTGGATTAGCAAAAAGAGTAGGGTTAGAAGACGATTTAGTTATGACAGGTGGTGTTGCTTTAAATGGTGGAGTTGTAAAAGCAATGTCAGAAGAATTAGGAAAAGAAGTAAAAACATCTCCATTAACTCAATTTACAGGAGCTATTGGAGCAGCATTATTTGCATATCAAAAAATACAAAGGAGTGAATAGAATGAGCGAAGTAAATAAGCCAGTAGAAGAGAAAAAACCAGCTAAGGTTGTACTTAGAGAATTAGTAGAAAGAGAAGTTTATCAAGCAGCATGGGAAGCTAAGAAAAAAGGAGAACCAGTAGGTTGGTCATCTTCTAAATTCCCTTCAGAAATATGTGAAGCTTTAGGTTTAAAATTAGTTTATCCTGAAAACCAAGCAGCAGCTATTGGGGCTAAACATGGTGGAGAGAGAATGTGTGAACATGCAGAAGCTATGGGATATGATAATGATATTTGTGCTTATACAAGAATAAGTTTAGCATATGCAGCAGGATATGAAGCTGAAGAAAAACCAATGCCTCAACCAGATTTCGTATTATGTTGTAATAATATTTGTAACTGTATGACAAAATGGTATGAAAATATAGCAAGAATGCATAATATTCCATTAATTATGATAGACGTTCCATATAGTAATACAAAAGAAGTAAGCCAAGCTCAAGTAGATTACTTAAGAGGACAATTTGATGAGGCTATTGAAAAATTAGAAAAAATAGCTGGACGTAAAATGGATATGAAAAAATTTGAAGAAGCATGTGAAAATGCAAATCGTTCAGCAAAAGCATGGTTAAAAGTATGTTCATATTTACAATATAAACCAGCACCATTCGCAGGATTTGACTTATTTAACCATATGGCTGATATAGTAACAGCTCGTGCTAAAAAAGCTACAGCAGAAGCATTTGAAGCATTAGCTGCAGAATTAGAAGAAAACGTAAAAACTGGAAAATCAACTTGGAAATATGATGAAAATTATAGAATCATGTTTGAAGGAATTCCTTGTTGGCCACAATTACAAAAATTATTTGCTCCTTTAAAAGAAAGAGGAATAAATACAACAGCAGTTGTTTATGCACCAGCTTTTGGATTTGTATATAACAATATGGATGAATTAATGAGAGCTTATTGTGTTGCACCAAACTCAGTTTGCTTAGAAAAAGGTGTTGAATGGAGAGAAACTCTATGTAAAGAAAACCATGTTGATGGAATATTAGTTCACTACAACAGAAGTTGTAAACCATGGAGTGGATATATGCCTGAAATGGAAAGAAGATTCCGTAAAGATT encodes:
- a CDS encoding 2-hydroxyacyl-CoA dehydratase subunit D, producing the protein MSEVNKPVEEKKPAKVVLRELVEREVYQAAWEAKKKGEPVGWSSSKFPSEICEALGLKLVYPENQAAAIGAKHGGERMCEHAEAMGYDNDICAYTRISLAYAAGYEAEEKPMPQPDFVLCCNNICNCMTKWYENIARMHNIPLIMIDVPYSNTKEVSQAQVDYLRGQFDEAIEKLEKIAGRKMDMKKFEEACENANRSAKAWLKVCSYLQYKPAPFAGFDLFNHMADIVTARAKKATAEAFEALAAELEENVKTGKSTWKYDENYRIMFEGIPCWPQLQKLFAPLKERGINTTAVVYAPAFGFVYNNMDELMRAYCVAPNSVCLEKGVEWRETLCKENHVDGILVHYNRSCKPWSGYMPEMERRFRKDLGVAVAGFDGDQADPRNFSDEQYRTRVEGLFEVMEANKAKRLAAEKEGGDK